A genomic stretch from Petrimonas mucosa includes:
- a CDS encoding glycosyltransferase family 2 protein, with the protein MRSLTVITVTYNAEEVLERTLKSVREQTYPHIEHIVVDGKSQDGTLALIRQQENPCLKWVSEPDKGLYDAMNKGAAMATGDYLCFLNAGDTFYLPVTVEKMMNSFDAALDPDILYGETAIVDRSGDFLYMRRLSAPEVLTWRSFKQGMLVCHQAFMVKRSIFEPYDLNYRYSADVDWCIRMMKKSRYIHNTHLTLINYLNEGMTTANRKASLRERYRIMVKHYGEISTFLHHIWFIVRAVIKPEK; encoded by the coding sequence ATGAGATCGCTTACCGTCATAACCGTTACCTACAATGCCGAAGAGGTGCTGGAGCGGACGCTGAAAAGTGTCCGGGAGCAGACCTATCCCCACATTGAGCATATTGTTGTGGATGGGAAATCGCAGGATGGTACCTTGGCGTTGATACGGCAGCAGGAAAACCCTTGCTTGAAATGGGTGAGCGAGCCGGACAAGGGATTGTATGATGCAATGAACAAGGGAGCGGCAATGGCTACGGGCGACTATCTTTGCTTTTTGAATGCAGGGGATACCTTTTATCTGCCCGTGACGGTGGAGAAAATGATGAACTCTTTCGATGCTGCCCTCGACCCGGATATTCTGTATGGAGAGACGGCTATTGTGGACCGGAGCGGAGATTTCCTCTACATGCGCCGGCTCAGCGCTCCCGAAGTGCTGACCTGGAGAAGCTTCAAGCAGGGAATGTTGGTTTGTCACCAGGCTTTTATGGTCAAGAGATCGATCTTTGAACCCTATGACCTGAACTATCGTTACTCTGCCGATGTGGACTGGTGTATCCGCATGATGAAAAAGTCCCGTTACATCCACAATACCCACCTGACGCTGATCAATTACCTGAATGAAGGGATGACCACGGCTAACCGGAAGGCTTCACTCAGGGAGCGTTACCGGATCATGGTAAAGCATTACGGAGAGATCTCAACTTTTCTGCACCATATCTGGTTTATAGTAAGAGCGGTTATAAAACCCGAAAAATAG
- a CDS encoding RNA methyltransferase, producing MRERRKLNVEELNRISIEEFRQVPKIPLVVVLDNVRSRHNIGSVFRTGDAFRVEEIILCGISSTPPDAEIHKTALGAEDSMSWRYFASTLSAVNDLKSRGYTVFSIEQTENSHSLEKLRLDRHGRYAVILGHEVHGVEQEVVDASDGCVEIPQYGTKHSLNVSVTAGIVIWDFFKQLSP from the coding sequence ATGAGAGAGAGAAGAAAATTAAATGTTGAGGAGCTGAACAGGATAAGCATCGAGGAGTTTCGGCAGGTGCCAAAGATTCCTCTGGTGGTGGTGCTGGATAATGTCCGCAGCCGACACAACATCGGTTCGGTTTTCCGTACGGGCGATGCATTTCGCGTGGAAGAGATAATCCTTTGCGGCATCTCCTCTACTCCGCCTGATGCCGAGATTCATAAAACGGCCTTGGGGGCTGAGGATTCAATGTCGTGGCGTTATTTCGCATCTACGCTCTCGGCTGTCAACGATTTGAAATCGCGTGGCTATACAGTGTTCTCGATTGAACAGACGGAGAACAGCCATTCGCTGGAAAAGTTGAGGCTGGACCGCCATGGGAGGTATGCCGTCATCTTGGGGCACGAAGTGCATGGAGTAGAGCAGGAGGTTGTTGATGCCTCGGATGGCTGCGTGGAGATTCCCCAGTATGGAACCAAGCATTCGCTCAACGTTTCCGTTACGGCTGGAATTGTGATTTGGGACTTTTTCAAGCAGTTGTCGCCATGA
- a CDS encoding peptidase U32 family protein, translating into MRNIHDYEIMAPAGSYESLMAAIQGGADSIYFGIEGLNMRAKSSNNFTVEDLHKIAGICRDNGIKSYLTVNTIIYDNDMELMRRVVDAAREANLSAIIAADVAVMMYARSVGVEVHLSTQLNITNTEALRFYAQFADVVVLARELNLEQVASIHKDIVEQQIKGPSGELIRIEMFAHGALCMAVSGKCYLSLHEKNLSANRGACNQICRRGYVVRDKESEIELEIDNEYIMSPKDLKTIHFMNKMMDAGVTVFKIEGRARGPEYVRTVTACYKEAVEAYCNNSFSQDKIELWNEKLATVFNRGFWDGYYLGQRLGEWTHRYGSGATKRKVYVGKAIKHFGNIGVAEFLVEAQSVKEGEELLITGPTTGAVFLAAEEIRVNLKRVPEAVKGDHFSIKTPGKIRPNDQLYKMVSTVRSATEQYAGSPPVADRDKYPTG; encoded by the coding sequence ATGAGAAATATCCACGACTACGAGATAATGGCACCCGCAGGCTCCTACGAATCTTTGATGGCAGCCATTCAAGGCGGTGCCGATTCCATCTACTTCGGTATCGAAGGATTGAACATGCGCGCCAAGTCTTCCAACAACTTCACCGTGGAAGACCTGCACAAGATTGCCGGAATATGCAGGGATAACGGGATAAAAAGCTACCTTACCGTCAACACCATCATCTATGACAACGATATGGAGCTGATGCGGCGAGTGGTGGATGCTGCCCGGGAGGCCAACCTGTCGGCAATCATCGCCGCCGATGTGGCTGTGATGATGTATGCCCGAAGCGTCGGAGTGGAGGTACATCTATCCACTCAACTCAACATCACCAACACTGAAGCATTGCGTTTTTATGCCCAGTTTGCCGATGTGGTGGTGCTGGCGCGCGAACTCAATCTGGAACAGGTAGCATCAATCCACAAAGATATCGTTGAACAGCAGATCAAAGGACCCTCCGGCGAGCTGATCCGCATAGAGATGTTTGCACACGGGGCACTCTGCATGGCTGTATCGGGCAAATGCTATTTAAGCCTGCACGAAAAGAATCTGTCGGCAAACCGGGGGGCATGCAACCAGATCTGCCGCCGTGGATATGTCGTCAGGGACAAGGAGAGTGAGATCGAGCTGGAAATCGACAACGAATATATCATGTCGCCCAAAGATCTCAAAACCATCCACTTCATGAACAAGATGATGGATGCTGGCGTTACGGTTTTCAAGATCGAGGGGCGGGCCCGCGGACCGGAGTATGTGAGGACGGTAACCGCCTGCTACAAGGAGGCGGTAGAAGCTTACTGCAACAACAGCTTCTCGCAGGATAAGATAGAGCTGTGGAATGAAAAACTGGCAACCGTTTTCAATCGGGGTTTCTGGGACGGGTACTACCTAGGCCAGCGGCTGGGAGAGTGGACACACCGCTACGGTTCCGGAGCTACCAAACGGAAAGTGTATGTCGGCAAGGCGATCAAGCATTTTGGAAATATCGGCGTTGCCGAATTCCTGGTGGAGGCACAATCGGTGAAAGAGGGAGAGGAGTTGTTGATTACCGGTCCTACCACCGGTGCGGTCTTCCTGGCGGCAGAGGAGATACGCGTAAATCTGAAACGGGTTCCGGAAGCCGTAAAGGGCGACCATTTCTCGATCAAGACTCCGGGCAAGATCCGGCCGAACGACCAGCTTTACAAGATGGTGTCGACCGTACGCAGTGCAACGGAACAATATGCCGGTTCACCGCCAGTTGCCGATAGAGACAAGTACCCAACCGGGTGA
- the rpsF gene encoding 30S ribosomal protein S6 → MNNYETVFILTPVLSDAQMKEAVEKFKNLLTDQGAEIVNEENWGLRKLAYPIDKKTTGFYTFLEFKAQPSVIDKLEVNFRRDERVIRFLTIKQDHFAAEYAEKRRNNKGGKKQETKEAPKAGKKVELEEKED, encoded by the coding sequence ATGAACAATTACGAAACCGTTTTCATTTTGACTCCCGTTTTGTCTGATGCACAGATGAAGGAAGCGGTTGAAAAATTCAAGAACCTTCTCACGGACCAAGGGGCTGAAATTGTAAACGAAGAAAATTGGGGTTTACGTAAGCTGGCTTACCCCATCGACAAAAAAACAACCGGCTTTTATACGTTTTTGGAATTCAAGGCCCAGCCGTCAGTAATCGACAAGTTGGAGGTGAACTTCCGTCGTGATGAGCGTGTGATTCGTTTCTTGACGATCAAGCAGGATCATTTTGCAGCCGAATACGCTGAAAAACGGCGTAACAACAAGGGAGGCAAAAAGCAGGAGACCAAAGAGGCTCCCAAGGCTGGTAAGAAAGTTGAATTAGAGGAAAAGGAGGATTAA
- the rpsR gene encoding 30S ribosomal protein S18 produces MAKQSEIRYLTPVSVDVKKKKYCRFKKNGIKYIDYKDPEFLKKFLNEQGKILPRRITGTSLKFQRRIAQAVKRARHIALLPYVTDLMK; encoded by the coding sequence ATGGCTAAACAATCAGAAATCAGATATTTGACTCCCGTATCGGTTGATGTTAAAAAGAAAAAGTATTGTCGTTTCAAAAAGAACGGAATCAAGTACATCGATTACAAGGATCCCGAATTTTTGAAAAAGTTCCTGAACGAGCAGGGAAAGATTCTTCCACGCAGAATTACAGGCACATCGCTTAAGTTTCAACGTCGTATCGCGCAAGCAGTCAAGAGGGCACGTCATATCGCCCTGCTTCCGTACGTAACCGATTTAATGAAATAA
- the rplI gene encoding 50S ribosomal protein L9 has protein sequence MEVILKEDVVNLGYKDDIVNVKKGYARNYLIPQGKAIIATESSKKVLAENLKQRAHKLEQIKAAAQELAEKLQSVSLTIGAKTSSTGTIFGSVTSIQIADALKEKGFEVDRKNIVIKEAVKEVGNYVAVAKLHKEVSVDIPFEVVAE, from the coding sequence ATGGAAGTAATTTTGAAGGAAGATGTAGTGAATTTAGGCTACAAAGACGATATTGTAAACGTTAAGAAAGGGTATGCCCGTAACTATCTTATTCCTCAGGGAAAAGCCATCATTGCGACCGAGTCTTCGAAGAAAGTGCTGGCTGAAAACCTGAAGCAACGGGCCCACAAGCTGGAGCAGATCAAGGCAGCCGCCCAGGAACTTGCAGAAAAGCTGCAGAGTGTGTCACTTACCATCGGTGCAAAGACCAGTTCTACCGGAACAATTTTCGGTTCGGTTACCAGTATTCAGATTGCCGACGCACTGAAAGAAAAGGGTTTTGAAGTGGACAGGAAAAATATCGTGATTAAAGAAGCGGTAAAGGAGGTTGGAAACTACGTAGCCGTCGCCAAACTGCACAAGGAGGTATCCGTGGATATACCGTTTGAGGTGGTAGCTGAGTAA
- the ltrA gene encoding group II intron reverse transcriptase/maturase has product MNPGKHGNLQMSLFDEWERGQKVKGTDVFSSGSGLVRDEWLSGCKEERALTQDLMSDITDLKNLDAALRQVISNRGSAGIDGMTVDELRDWLNSHHRELQRQLMTGTYQVTAVKEVLIPKPDGGKRQLGIPTVKDRLVQQAISQVLSKRYDPIFSEYSYGFRPRRNAHQALRKAGEYVAEGKDWVIDIDLAKFFDEVNHDRLLWQLSTRVGDKRVLKLIGKFLRAGMLIGGMANQRVKGTPQGSPLSPLLSNIVLDELDKELERRGHCFVRYADDIIIMVGSEPAAERSMQSLSKFIENRMRLRINKEKSHIVRPHQLNYLGHTILKGGSLGLSRKSEQRFKAKLKSLTKRNRGISFDQLISELNPVLRGWLNYFKHAKMKSRLRNLEAWLRRRLRCYRLKQCKRALGIARFLTKLGVPWNRSWTTAGSSKGWFRLSMTHAAHEGMNLEWFKKTGLYSLTANYG; this is encoded by the coding sequence ATGAACCCAGGTAAACACGGGAACTTACAGATGAGTCTTTTTGACGAATGGGAGCGTGGCCAAAAGGTGAAGGGGACTGACGTATTCAGTTCAGGAAGCGGTTTGGTACGGGACGAGTGGTTGTCAGGTTGCAAAGAGGAACGAGCCTTAACCCAAGATTTAATGAGTGATATAACGGACTTAAAGAATCTTGATGCCGCATTGCGGCAAGTAATCAGTAACAGGGGAAGTGCGGGCATTGACGGGATGACCGTTGACGAACTTAGAGATTGGCTTAACAGCCACCACCGAGAACTTCAACGCCAGTTAATGACAGGCACATACCAAGTTACGGCAGTTAAAGAGGTATTAATCCCGAAGCCTGATGGCGGGAAACGCCAACTGGGTATTCCCACGGTCAAAGATCGCTTGGTACAACAAGCGATAAGCCAAGTACTGTCGAAACGTTATGACCCTATATTCTCCGAATACAGCTACGGTTTTCGTCCACGGCGTAACGCTCATCAAGCATTACGTAAAGCGGGCGAATACGTGGCCGAAGGAAAGGATTGGGTTATCGACATAGACTTGGCAAAATTCTTTGACGAGGTGAATCACGACCGATTGCTTTGGCAGTTAAGTACTCGCGTTGGTGACAAGCGCGTACTTAAGTTGATAGGTAAATTTCTTCGAGCAGGAATGCTAATCGGGGGGATGGCCAATCAACGGGTGAAAGGGACACCGCAAGGCAGCCCACTATCACCCCTGTTGTCGAATATCGTCTTAGACGAACTGGACAAGGAGTTAGAGCGGAGAGGACACTGCTTTGTACGCTACGCCGATGATATTATCATAATGGTCGGAAGCGAACCAGCCGCGGAGCGATCGATGCAAAGCCTCTCCAAGTTTATCGAAAATCGGATGCGATTAAGAATAAACAAGGAAAAGAGCCATATCGTCCGTCCTCATCAACTCAATTATCTCGGTCATACTATCTTAAAAGGCGGGAGTTTAGGATTAAGCCGAAAGAGCGAACAACGCTTCAAGGCGAAACTAAAATCGCTTACCAAACGCAACAGGGGCATTAGCTTCGATCAGTTAATAAGCGAGCTAAATCCCGTTCTACGAGGCTGGCTAAACTACTTCAAGCACGCAAAGATGAAAAGTCGTCTTCGCAACCTTGAAGCTTGGCTTCGTCGTAGATTAAGATGCTATCGTTTAAAACAATGCAAACGGGCGTTGGGCATAGCCAGGTTCTTGACCAAGTTGGGCGTTCCTTGGAACCGGAGCTGGACAACGGCGGGAAGTTCTAAGGGATGGTTTAGACTGTCAATGACCCACGCTGCACACGAGGGAATGAACCTTGAATGGTTCAAGAAAACGGGACTTTACAGTTTAACGGCCAATTACGGTTAA
- a CDS encoding ATP-binding protein, whose amino-acid sequence MNFFVEYLHVLHKRFASRTVVIFLVLMQVHASCTRSGSSTTESVQFRDSLEKRIHYGNISTDSILSLFNSYSVSRNQVGIYVTSSELGDRYRGLSDFSRAINFHQQSLNAALILKDTIYIAQAYNNIGTDMRRIGALPEASDYHYRALQITENYHDVDEKANLRNRVMALNGIGNVALSINDYKEAERSFKEALKGEAILESLLGEAINYANLGAIFQMRREYDSAMYYYNLSMIKNQLVGSELGIGLCYTHFGEIFEEQYEYSKAENEFRKAYEVMGRIDDKWHWLVACLAVSRINLKLGNFNEALGYLEKAKATALEIESPEHLSEVYALYEMYYSRNGNYKDALESNKLSVAYKDSIISVQKNNQVIDTRINYEQEKNLKFIDQLNREKKVQARETRIILAGSAIALLFLISLSIALWYAFLQRTKKNRMLREIDKVKSHFFTNITHEFRTPLTIILGHSRQLQNKRVPYEEEKYYLAAIEKQGEQMLRLVNQLLDISKISSGLDKPVWKRGNIVTFIGMLIDRYRLFANDKNIIISFHPQSSIIEMDFVPNYITDILQNLLSNAIKYTSDSGLVSILVTSDEENVKIKVADNGVGISEEDLGKIFDLFYRVSDSSGNQHGSGIGLAFTKQLVEQMNGTIEVKSQLYKGSEFTVTLPLRSFGSENIEKWEPGSDSPYNTNFSVYRKQELGPPPDILAEEESPGIEGKPTILLVEDNPDVLAFVYTLLRDGYNVVTAVDGVDGLKKAFALVPDIIITDAMMPRKDGLTLCREVKSSTILNHIPIIMITAKTDSDDMLAGLKCGADVYIRKPFQPEELLIRISNLLDFIKVMKVKYMNAVLDEDSKEPQDANMVFLQNVTDLILEKISNPDLNPQLIADALNVSTSQLNRKINAITGFSSSSYILQVRIDYSKRLLLQPNKNVGEVAEACGFFDMAYFSRTFKKVTGVTPTAYRNQA is encoded by the coding sequence ATGAATTTTTTTGTAGAATATCTTCATGTTTTGCACAAACGGTTTGCCTCGCGGACTGTAGTGATATTCCTTGTATTGATGCAGGTGCATGCTTCATGTACAAGATCGGGTAGTTCCACTACCGAGAGCGTCCAGTTCAGAGATAGCCTGGAGAAGCGGATCCATTACGGCAACATCTCTACCGATTCCATACTCAGTCTGTTCAACAGCTATAGCGTATCGAGAAATCAAGTCGGCATTTACGTTACCAGTTCCGAACTGGGCGACAGATACCGGGGACTCTCCGATTTCTCCAGGGCAATCAACTTTCACCAACAATCATTAAACGCCGCCCTCATTCTGAAAGACACGATCTATATTGCTCAGGCATATAACAATATTGGAACCGACATGAGAAGGATCGGTGCTCTTCCTGAAGCTTCGGATTACCATTATCGGGCTCTTCAGATTACTGAAAACTATCATGATGTCGACGAGAAGGCAAATCTGAGAAACAGGGTAATGGCCCTGAATGGAATCGGGAATGTTGCCCTTTCAATCAATGATTACAAGGAGGCCGAGCGCAGTTTCAAGGAGGCGCTCAAGGGTGAGGCCATCCTCGAGAGCCTGTTGGGAGAGGCCATAAACTATGCCAATCTGGGAGCAATTTTCCAAATGCGGAGAGAGTACGATTCGGCAATGTACTACTACAATCTTTCAATGATAAAGAACCAGCTTGTGGGATCAGAGTTGGGGATAGGACTTTGTTATACGCACTTCGGGGAAATTTTTGAAGAGCAGTATGAGTACTCCAAGGCGGAGAACGAGTTCCGGAAAGCTTATGAGGTGATGGGCAGGATCGACGACAAGTGGCATTGGCTTGTCGCCTGCTTGGCTGTTTCCCGGATAAACCTCAAATTGGGGAATTTCAACGAGGCTCTTGGTTATCTAGAGAAGGCAAAGGCAACAGCACTGGAGATCGAATCGCCCGAACATCTGTCGGAGGTATATGCCTTGTATGAGATGTACTATAGCCGGAATGGCAACTATAAAGATGCGCTCGAGAGCAACAAGTTAAGTGTGGCGTATAAGGACAGTATCATCAGTGTTCAGAAGAATAACCAGGTGATAGATACCCGGATCAATTATGAGCAGGAAAAGAACCTGAAGTTTATCGATCAGTTGAACCGGGAGAAAAAAGTACAGGCCCGTGAAACCCGGATTATTCTTGCAGGTTCTGCCATTGCGTTGTTGTTTCTGATATCACTCTCCATTGCGTTATGGTATGCTTTTTTGCAACGTACGAAGAAAAACAGGATGTTGCGTGAGATCGACAAGGTAAAATCGCATTTTTTTACCAATATCACCCATGAGTTCCGGACTCCCCTGACCATCATCCTTGGTCACAGCAGGCAGTTGCAGAACAAAAGAGTACCGTATGAAGAGGAGAAGTACTACCTGGCAGCCATTGAAAAGCAGGGTGAACAGATGCTGCGCCTGGTAAACCAGTTGCTCGACATCTCCAAGATAAGTTCAGGATTGGACAAGCCGGTCTGGAAAAGGGGAAATATCGTTACTTTCATTGGAATGCTGATCGATCGGTATCGGTTGTTTGCAAACGACAAGAATATCATCATCTCTTTCCATCCTCAAAGTTCGATTATTGAAATGGATTTTGTTCCCAATTACATTACCGATATATTACAGAATTTGCTTTCGAATGCCATCAAGTACACTTCCGATAGCGGTCTGGTAAGTATTCTGGTCACCTCAGACGAGGAGAACGTGAAAATTAAGGTGGCAGATAACGGGGTGGGAATCAGCGAGGAGGATCTCGGAAAAATATTCGATCTCTTTTACCGTGTATCCGATTCGTCGGGTAACCAGCATGGAAGTGGAATAGGACTGGCCTTCACCAAGCAGCTGGTGGAACAGATGAACGGAACCATCGAGGTGAAGAGCCAGCTTTACAAAGGGTCTGAATTCACCGTTACCCTTCCGTTGCGTTCATTTGGGAGTGAGAATATTGAGAAATGGGAGCCGGGCAGCGACTCACCATACAATACCAATTTTTCAGTCTACCGCAAACAGGAGCTCGGGCCACCTCCCGACATCTTGGCTGAAGAGGAGTCTCCCGGTATTGAAGGAAAGCCCACAATCCTTTTGGTGGAAGACAATCCTGATGTCCTCGCTTTTGTCTACACGCTCTTAAGGGATGGCTACAATGTTGTCACGGCTGTTGATGGCGTGGATGGCCTGAAGAAAGCGTTCGCCCTGGTACCCGACATCATCATAACGGATGCGATGATGCCCAGGAAAGATGGTTTAACCTTGTGCCGGGAGGTGAAGTCGTCGACGATTCTGAACCATATTCCAATCATCATGATCACTGCAAAGACCGATTCCGACGATATGCTTGCCGGTTTAAAATGCGGGGCAGATGTATATATCCGTAAACCTTTCCAGCCCGAGGAGTTGCTGATCAGGATCTCCAACCTTCTTGATTTTATCAAGGTGATGAAGGTAAAATATATGAACGCGGTACTGGATGAAGATTCAAAGGAGCCTCAGGATGCCAATATGGTTTTTCTCCAGAATGTAACTGATCTGATTCTTGAAAAGATATCCAATCCCGACTTGAATCCACAACTGATTGCTGACGCACTGAACGTAAGTACATCCCAGCTGAACCGGAAAATTAACGCGATTACTGGATTCTCCTCCTCATCATATATCCTTCAGGTGAGGATCGACTATTCCAAGCGATTACTTCTACAACCCAATAAAAATGTTGGGGAGGTTGCCGAGGCTTGCGGTTTTTTTGATATGGCCTACTTCTCCCGTACATTTAAAAAAGTTACCGGTGTTACCCCAACAGCCTACCGAAACCAGGCCTGA